Proteins co-encoded in one Medicago truncatula cultivar Jemalong A17 chromosome 8, MtrunA17r5.0-ANR, whole genome shotgun sequence genomic window:
- the LOC11421990 gene encoding 1-aminocyclopropane-1-carboxylate oxidase homolog 7 encodes MDCAKGLFALCHYYPSCPEPELTVGTAKHSDHGFLTVLIQDHIGGLQVLYEDKWIDITPVSGALIVNIGDLLQLITNDRFKSVEHRVLANKIGPRISVACFFSTGHWSSSKLYGPIKDLLSEDNPPKYRETTVADYLAYFVEKGLDGTSALTHYKI; translated from the exons ATGGATTGTGCTAAAGGACTATTTGCTCTTTGCCATTATTATCCTTCTTGTCCGGAACCAGAATTGACTGTGGGAACAGCCAAGCATTCAGACCATGGTTTTCTCACAGTGCTTATCCAAGACCATATTGGTGGTCTCCAAGTTCTTTATGAAGATAAATGGATTGATATAACACCTGTATCTGGAGCTCTCATAGTTAATATTGGTGATCTTCTGCAG CTTATAACAAATGACAGATTCAAGAGTGTTGAACACAGAGTACTTGCGAATAAAATTGGTCCGCGAATATCTGTAGCATGCTTTTTCTCCACAGGTCATTGGTCATCCTCAAAGCTCTATGGACCAATAAAGGATCTATTATCAGAAGACAATCCTCCTAAATACAGAGAAACCACAGTTGCTGACTATCTAGCGTACTTTGTAGAAAAAGGATTAGATGGTACTTCTGCTCTTACACATTACAAGATTTGA
- the LOC11420679 gene encoding uncharacterized protein: protein MMKRKDQTPLVDLCVEKGIDNVKYLGDVSHVDHDMLERILPHCTLDQLMHIEKSTQGMDLSPITDQLWRKFFEKQFGINCTNEVVKKMKEKRVSFTWLQLYEAKVKRVAQTENEAVDRLAQRYKEEDARKQSRKIKTCTKLPPSERRFCGDNGSGYNLSVKSSNIMKKSKKDFLNSLEVKNNTAMKRRGIGSTSKYLTF from the coding sequence ATGATGAAAAGAAAGGATCAAACACCTTTGGTTGATCTTTGTGTTGAGAAAGGTATTGATAATGTAAAATACCTTGGAGATGTTAGTCATGTTGATCATGATATGCTTGAGAGAATCTTGCCTCACTGCACACTTGACCAGTTGATGCATATTGAGAAGTCCACTCAAGGGATGGATTTGAGCCCTATAACAGATCAATTGTGGAGAAAGTTCTTTGAGAAGCAGTTTGGTATAAATTGCACTAATGAAGTAGTTAAgaagatgaaagaaaaaagagtttCATTCACTTGGTTGCAGCTGTATGAGGCTAAGGTCAAAAGAGTGGCTCAGACTGAGAATGAAGCAGTTGATCGACTCGCGCAACGCTACAAGGAAGAAGatgcaagaaaacaaagcaggaaaatcaaaacatgcacCAAACTTCCACCCAGCGAAAGAAGATTTTGTGGAGATAATGGATCTGGATACAACTTGTCAGTGAAGAGCAGCAACATAATGAAGAAGTCAAAGAAGGATTTTCTTAATAGCTTGGAGGTCAAAAATAACACAGCAATGAAAAGGAGAGGAATTGGTTCAACTTCCAAATATCTCACTTTTTAA